The following proteins are encoded in a genomic region of Xanthomonas cassavae CFBP 4642:
- the rpsG gene encoding 30S ribosomal protein S7, protein MSRKGSTPQRTVLPDPKHGSETIARFINMVMQSGKKSVAEKIVYGAMDVIGEKNPNAVELVQKALDNVAPAVEVKSRRVGGATYQVPVEVRSSRRMALAMRWLIDSARKRGENTMPRKLAAELLDASESRGGAIKKREETHRMAEANKAFAHYRW, encoded by the coding sequence ATGTCCCGTAAAGGTTCTACTCCGCAGCGCACCGTCCTGCCTGATCCCAAGCATGGCAGCGAAACCATTGCCCGCTTCATCAATATGGTGATGCAAAGTGGCAAGAAGTCGGTTGCTGAGAAAATTGTCTATGGCGCAATGGACGTCATTGGCGAAAAGAATCCGAATGCCGTCGAGCTGGTGCAGAAAGCACTGGACAACGTGGCCCCGGCTGTCGAAGTTAAATCGCGTCGCGTCGGTGGTGCGACCTATCAGGTGCCCGTCGAAGTGCGCTCCTCCCGTCGCATGGCGCTGGCAATGCGCTGGTTGATCGATTCCGCGCGCAAGCGTGGCGAGAACACCATGCCGCGCAAGCTGGCTGCAGAACTGCTGGACGCCTCGGAAAGCCGTGGCGGCGCGATCAAGAAGCGCGAAGAGACGCACCGTATGGCGGAAGCGAACAAAGCGTTCGCACACTACCGCTGGTGA
- the fusA gene encoding elongation factor G — protein MARTTPIERYRNFGIMAHIDAGKTTTSERILFYTGVSHKIGEVHDGAAVMDWMEQEQERGITITSAATTAFWSGMDKSMPQHRFNIIDTPGHVDFTIEVERSLRVLDGAVFVLCAVGGVQPQSETVWRQANKYSVPRMAFVNKMDRTGANFDKVVEQLKARLGAYAVPMQVPIGAEDGFEGVVDLLKMKAIHWDTASQGTTFEYRDIPADLVEIATEARSFMVEAAAEASEDLMDKYLNEGDLTEEEILVGLRERTLKVEIVPVFCGSAFKNKGVQAMLDGVVHLLPSPADRPPVQGIDEDEKEDTRAATDTAPFSALAFKIMTDPFVGSLTFFRVYSGTLNSGDQVYNPVKSKKERVGRILQMHSNNREEIKEVRAGDIAAAVGLKDVTTGDTLCAQDKIITLERMVFPEPVISMAVEPKTKSDQEKMGMALGRLAQEDPSFRVKTDEESGQTIISGMGELHLDIIVDRMRREFNVEANVGKPQVAYRETIRKSDVKSDYKHAKQSGGKGQYGHVVIELSPMTEDDRKSDNVKDDFLFINDITGGIIPKEFIPSVEKGLRETITSGPIAGFPVVGVKVKLVFGSYHDVDSSEMAFKLAASMAFKQGFAKASPVLLEPIMKVEIVSPEDYLGDVMGDVSRRRGVLQGQDDSPSGKIINAMIPLGEMFGYATSLRSMSQGRATFSMEFDHYEEAPANIADAVTKKG, from the coding sequence GTGGCCCGCACCACCCCTATCGAGCGTTACCGCAACTTCGGCATCATGGCTCACATCGATGCCGGCAAGACCACCACTTCCGAGCGCATCCTGTTCTACACCGGTGTGAGTCACAAGATCGGCGAAGTCCATGACGGCGCTGCAGTGATGGACTGGATGGAGCAGGAGCAGGAGCGTGGTATCACCATCACCTCCGCTGCGACCACCGCATTCTGGTCGGGTATGGACAAGTCCATGCCGCAGCACCGCTTCAACATCATCGACACCCCCGGGCACGTCGACTTCACCATCGAAGTGGAGCGCTCCTTGCGCGTGCTCGACGGTGCGGTGTTCGTGCTGTGCGCCGTCGGTGGCGTGCAGCCGCAGTCCGAGACCGTGTGGCGCCAGGCCAACAAGTACTCGGTGCCGCGCATGGCCTTCGTCAACAAGATGGACCGTACCGGTGCCAACTTCGACAAGGTCGTCGAGCAGCTGAAGGCCCGTCTGGGTGCCTACGCCGTGCCGATGCAGGTGCCGATCGGCGCCGAAGACGGTTTCGAGGGCGTGGTCGACCTGCTGAAGATGAAGGCGATCCATTGGGATACCGCCTCGCAGGGCACCACCTTCGAATACCGCGACATCCCGGCCGATCTGGTCGAGATCGCGACCGAGGCGCGTTCGTTCATGGTCGAGGCGGCCGCAGAAGCCAGCGAAGATCTGATGGACAAGTACCTCAACGAAGGCGACCTGACCGAAGAAGAGATCCTGGTGGGTCTGCGCGAGCGCACCCTCAAGGTCGAGATCGTGCCGGTGTTCTGCGGTTCGGCGTTCAAGAACAAGGGCGTGCAGGCCATGCTTGACGGTGTCGTGCACCTGTTGCCGTCGCCGGCCGACCGTCCGCCGGTCCAGGGTATCGACGAGGACGAGAAGGAAGACACGCGTGCGGCCACCGACACCGCGCCGTTCTCGGCGCTGGCGTTCAAGATCATGACCGACCCGTTCGTGGGCTCGCTGACGTTCTTCCGTGTCTACTCGGGCACGCTGAACTCCGGCGACCAGGTCTATAACCCGGTCAAGTCGAAGAAAGAGCGCGTCGGCCGCATCCTGCAGATGCACTCCAACAATCGCGAAGAGATCAAGGAAGTGCGTGCTGGCGACATCGCCGCTGCCGTGGGTCTGAAGGACGTCACCACCGGCGATACGCTGTGTGCGCAGGACAAGATCATCACCCTGGAGCGCATGGTGTTCCCGGAGCCGGTGATCTCGATGGCGGTGGAGCCCAAGACCAAGTCGGACCAGGAAAAGATGGGTATGGCTCTGGGCCGCCTGGCGCAGGAAGATCCCTCGTTCCGCGTCAAGACCGACGAAGAATCCGGCCAGACCATCATCTCCGGCATGGGCGAGTTGCACCTGGACATCATCGTCGACCGCATGCGTCGCGAGTTCAATGTCGAGGCCAACGTCGGCAAGCCGCAGGTGGCCTACCGCGAAACGATCCGCAAGTCCGACGTCAAGTCCGACTACAAGCATGCCAAGCAGTCCGGTGGTAAGGGTCAGTACGGTCACGTGGTGATCGAGCTGTCGCCGATGACCGAGGACGATCGCAAGAGCGACAACGTCAAGGACGATTTCCTCTTCATCAACGACATCACCGGCGGCATCATTCCGAAGGAATTCATCCCCTCGGTCGAAAAGGGTCTGCGCGAGACGATCACCAGTGGTCCGATCGCCGGCTTCCCGGTGGTGGGCGTGAAGGTCAAGCTGGTGTTCGGCTCGTACCACGACGTCGACTCCTCGGAAATGGCGTTCAAGCTGGCCGCCTCGATGGCGTTCAAGCAGGGCTTTGCGAAAGCCAGCCCGGTGTTGCTGGAGCCGATCATGAAGGTCGAAATCGTCAGCCCGGAGGATTACCTGGGTGACGTGATGGGCGACGTGAGCCGCCGTCGTGGCGTGCTGCAGGGTCAGGACGACAGCCCGTCGGGCAAGATCATTAATGCGATGATTCCGCTGGGTGAAATGTTCGGCTATGCAACCTCGCTGCGCTCGATGAGCCAGGGTCGCGCCACGTTCTCGATGGAATTCGACCATTACGAAGAGGCGCCGGCCAACATCGCCGACGCCGTCACCAAGAAGGGCTGA
- the rpsL gene encoding 30S ribosomal protein S12: MATINQLVRKPRQATTYKSASPALDKCPQRRGVCTRVYTTTPKKPNSALRKVAKVRLTNQEEVISYIGGEGHNLQEHSVVLIRGGRVKDLPGVRYHTVRGSLDAAGVAKRRQGRSKYGAKRPKS, from the coding sequence ATGGCAACGATCAATCAGCTGGTCCGCAAGCCCCGGCAAGCGACCACCTACAAGAGTGCCTCTCCGGCACTGGACAAGTGTCCGCAGCGCCGTGGCGTCTGCACACGCGTCTATACCACTACCCCGAAGAAGCCGAACTCGGCCCTGCGTAAGGTTGCCAAAGTGCGCCTGACGAACCAGGAAGAGGTCATCAGCTACATCGGTGGTGAAGGCCACAACCTGCAGGAGCACTCCGTGGTCCTGATTCGTGGTGGTCGCGTCAAGGATCTTCCCGGTGTGCGTTATCACACCGTCCGTGGTTCGCTGGACGCCGCCGGCGTCGCAAAGCGCCGTCAAGGTCGTTCCAAGTACGGCGCCAAGCGCCCGAAGAGCTAA
- the rpsJ gene encoding 30S ribosomal protein S10, whose product MSEQKIRIRLKAFDCRLIDRSASEIVETAKRTGAQVRGPIPLPTKIERYTILVSPHADKDARDQYETRTHKRVLDIVDPNDKTVDALMKLELAAGVDVQIKLT is encoded by the coding sequence ATGTCGGAACAAAAGATCCGGATTCGGTTGAAGGCGTTCGATTGTCGTTTGATCGACCGTTCGGCCAGCGAGATCGTCGAAACGGCCAAGCGGACCGGCGCGCAAGTGCGTGGCCCGATCCCGCTGCCGACCAAGATCGAACGTTACACCATCCTCGTATCCCCGCATGCCGACAAGGATGCGCGTGACCAGTACGAGACCCGCACGCACAAGCGCGTGCTCGATATCGTCGACCCGAACGACAAGACCGTGGACGCGCTGATGAAGCTCGAACTCGCGGCTGGCGTCGACGTACAGATCAAGTTGACCTGA